One part of the Olleya sp. YS genome encodes these proteins:
- a CDS encoding ABC transporter permease: MEKDNLKSDWLYTISPKQKLVDFNFKEIWRYRDLLVLFVKRDVITMYKQTVLGPLWYLIQPLITSVIFTIIFNGIANIDVGTGVHPFLFNLAGITIWNYFAECLKGTSDSFKKNQGIFSKVYFPRVIMPMTVVISALLKFAIQFLIFIGFYVFFAMQNNAGIIDFKVLMLFPLLVLLMGLLGLGLGMIISSMTTKYRDLTFLVGFGVQLLMYISAVMYPINVAVEKIQNNFPKTANIINPIIENNPLANVVETFRYMFFSQGSFSIKGILITLFVTVFIALLGLVVFNKTEKSFIDTV; the protein is encoded by the coding sequence TTGGAAAAGGATAATCTAAAATCAGATTGGTTATATACCATTTCACCAAAGCAAAAGCTTGTCGATTTTAATTTTAAAGAGATTTGGCGTTATCGTGATTTGCTTGTGCTATTTGTAAAACGAGATGTTATTACTATGTATAAGCAAACTGTGTTAGGTCCTTTATGGTATTTAATACAACCCTTAATAACATCTGTAATTTTTACAATAATATTTAATGGTATTGCTAATATTGACGTCGGTACAGGTGTACATCCTTTTTTGTTTAATCTAGCTGGAATCACTATATGGAATTATTTTGCAGAATGTTTAAAAGGTACTAGTGATTCGTTTAAAAAAAATCAAGGTATATTTAGTAAAGTCTATTTTCCAAGAGTCATTATGCCTATGACTGTAGTTATTTCTGCATTATTAAAATTTGCTATACAATTTTTAATATTTATTGGTTTTTATGTGTTTTTTGCAATGCAAAATAATGCAGGTATTATAGACTTTAAAGTTTTAATGCTATTTCCCCTTTTGGTTTTACTAATGGGATTGTTGGGTTTAGGCTTAGGGATGATTATATCGTCTATGACTACAAAATATAGAGACCTAACTTTTCTTGTTGGTTTTGGCGTGCAATTACTTATGTACATTTCTGCTGTAATGTACCCAATAAATGTAGCGGTTGAAAAAATTCAAAATAATTTCCCGAAAACAGCAAATATTATTAATCCTATAATAGAAAATAATCCGTTAGCAAATGTTGTGGAAACCTTTAGATACATGTTTTTTTCTCAAGGTAGTTTTTCAATAAAAGGTATACTAATAACCTTGTTTGTTACTGTATTTATAGCTTTGTTAGGGTTAGTGGTTTTCAATAAAACAGAAAAATCTTTTATAGATACCGTTTAG
- a CDS encoding ABC transporter ATP-binding protein, with protein MSEQRVILKAENISKQYRLGLVGTGTISHDLNRWWHKVRGKEDPYLKVGESNDRSTKGDSEYVWALKDINFEVKKGEVLGIIGKNGAGKSTLLKILSKVTGPTTGEIKARGRIASLLEVGTGFHGEMTGRENVYLNGAILGMTKKEISSKIEEIIEFSGCQRYIDTPVKRYSSGMTVRLAFAVAAFLEPEILVIDEVLAVGDAEFQKKAIGKMQDISRGEGRTVLFVSHNMASVQKLCTRGLLLSNGTIAFEGPIEETIENYRKQVTQEVNKFDFLNRNRANKPVSFIGFETLNNKKEITDRLLINEPTYFEIKLSSKVDVKVTVRITIFDQNETRILAFDSRDTSTIFDLSKGENTLICSLKNGLEIKPGEYYINISVKSPDALLDHIVKVSDLIIDPTDYFNSGRLVTSDIPLILKRNEWHFTK; from the coding sequence ATGTCAGAGCAGCGTGTAATATTAAAAGCAGAAAATATTTCCAAACAATACCGTTTAGGTTTGGTTGGAACAGGCACCATAAGTCACGATTTAAATCGTTGGTGGCATAAAGTACGTGGTAAAGAGGATCCGTATTTAAAAGTTGGTGAGTCTAATGATAGAAGTACTAAAGGAGACTCGGAATATGTTTGGGCTTTAAAGGATATTAATTTTGAAGTCAAAAAAGGAGAAGTTTTAGGGATTATTGGAAAAAATGGAGCAGGAAAATCAACCCTTCTAAAAATCTTATCAAAAGTCACAGGACCAACCACTGGTGAAATTAAAGCCAGAGGACGTATAGCCTCTTTATTAGAAGTGGGTACAGGATTTCATGGCGAAATGACAGGACGTGAAAACGTATACTTAAATGGAGCCATTTTGGGAATGACCAAAAAAGAAATCTCCTCAAAAATTGAAGAAATCATAGAGTTTTCAGGCTGTCAACGCTATATAGATACTCCTGTAAAACGCTACAGTTCTGGAATGACAGTCCGTTTAGCTTTTGCAGTAGCTGCTTTTTTAGAACCAGAAATATTAGTTATAGATGAGGTTTTAGCTGTAGGTGATGCTGAGTTTCAAAAGAAAGCAATTGGAAAAATGCAAGACATCTCAAGAGGTGAAGGACGTACAGTGTTGTTTGTAAGCCATAACATGGCGTCTGTACAAAAACTATGTACAAGAGGTTTGTTGTTGTCTAATGGTACAATAGCTTTTGAAGGTCCAATAGAAGAGACTATTGAAAATTATAGAAAACAAGTCACACAAGAGGTTAATAAGTTTGATTTTTTAAATAGAAATAGAGCCAACAAACCTGTTAGTTTTATTGGGTTTGAAACGTTAAATAATAAAAAAGAAATTACTGATAGGCTATTAATTAATGAACCTACATATTTTGAAATAAAATTGAGCAGTAAAGTTGATGTTAAAGTAACTGTACGTATAACTATATTTGATCAAAATGAAACAAGGATTTTAGCTTTCGATTCTAGAGACACTTCAACAATCTTTGATTTATCTAAAGGCGAAAATACGCTTATCTGTTCATTAAAAAACGGTCTAGAAATTAAGCCTGGAGAATATTATATAAATATTTCGGTTAAATCACCCGATGCACTTTTAGATCATATAGTAAAAGTTTCAGATTTAATTATTGATCCTACAGATTATTTTAATTCTGGACGTTTAGTGACATCAGATATCCCACTTATTTTAAAACGTAACGAGTGGCATTTTACTAAATAA
- a CDS encoding polysaccharide biosynthesis/export family protein, producing MKQIIVCIMVVFSLLSTSCITNKDVVYLQDKGTIVDDSLQIQALATPYRVQINDILSVSIKSTDSELKKLVEIFQPTEQVAGSGNSQNLYFNGFTVDLHGNIEFPILEKVNVLGFTTDEIEDKVKQALLDKYLKDVSKIFVTVKLAGLRYTVTGEVGGGGVLTLFQDRVNIIEALANAGDISDTGDRKDVLVIRQYPNGQKIHHIDLTDKAAMKSPYYYIQPNDMILVKPLKRKALGAGQTATQTFTTIASIFSVLISTYFLAKNL from the coding sequence ATGAAGCAAATTATAGTCTGTATCATGGTAGTATTTAGCCTTTTAAGTACGTCATGTATTACAAATAAAGACGTGGTTTATCTACAAGATAAAGGAACGATTGTAGATGACTCACTTCAAATCCAAGCATTAGCAACACCTTACCGAGTTCAAATTAATGATATATTAAGTGTTAGTATAAAATCTACAGATAGTGAATTAAAAAAATTAGTTGAAATTTTTCAACCAACAGAACAAGTTGCAGGTTCTGGTAACAGTCAGAATTTATATTTTAATGGGTTTACTGTCGATTTACACGGAAATATTGAGTTTCCTATTTTAGAAAAAGTGAATGTATTAGGATTTACAACAGATGAAATTGAGGATAAAGTGAAGCAAGCATTGTTAGATAAGTACTTAAAAGATGTATCTAAAATATTTGTGACTGTTAAACTAGCAGGATTGCGTTATACTGTAACAGGAGAAGTAGGTGGAGGTGGAGTTCTAACTTTATTTCAAGATCGTGTAAATATCATCGAGGCTTTAGCTAATGCTGGAGATATTTCAGATACTGGTGACCGTAAAGATGTATTGGTGATTAGGCAATATCCTAATGGACAAAAAATTCATCATATCGATTTAACAGATAAAGCAGCTATGAAATCACCATACTATTACATACAGCCAAACGATATGATATTAGTAAAACCTCTTAAACGTAAGGCATTAGGTGCAGGTCAAACTGCTACGCAAACCTTTACTACAATAGCAAGTATCTTCTCTGTTTTGATTTCTACTTATTTTTTAGCTAAAAACCTTTAA
- a CDS encoding polysaccharide biosynthesis tyrosine autokinase has product MNEEFDVLDSSPAFDIKAFLFKALSYWKLFILCVGIGVFIVYQQNIRKQQSYRLSTKISIEDDKNPLFTSNTNLTFNYGGVSGKVQTLINTLQSRSLHEQVVKNLEFYVTYLKQSRFRKDDVYKDAPFRFTLDTTGFQLLNKPIKITFLGQGEAELEFNFETTVASAQKYSNFAVKSVDVPQGVNTKRFTLGEFIDLPYLKGTINIVEDSTPKSGDSYFLQLLPFDAVVAKYRGKLTINNPRNSAIISLSMVDHNTKKIEDYLNETVKVVTKEQLERKNQFVTNTIEFIDSQLNRVKDSLTGNADALNEYRSRNGIYNLDQESEQISQKLTDLEFQRDDINRKKAYYAGLKSYLENSKTFTDLPAPSVAGIDDGNILNNISKINALSVQRAKYEATVQPGASIFDDLDRQIESIKMVLLENISSASIGLNRELNLINGKIGTAKGQFNKLPRDQQNLLDIERQYLLNEKTYNLFLSKRGEADIIKAATVSDILWIDSAKNTGARPIDLKLSSRYLFAFFGGILPPLLLAFLVIFFDTKIHTPKNLENLSNIPLLGVVGKNLLDNNLAVHRKPKSAVAEAFRAIRSSLQYMYKQHDLDSTKTVMITSSVSGEGKTFCSINIATVFALSGKKTVLVGLDLRKPKIFGDFDIQNDIGAVNYLIGQKTLEEVTQSTKVNNLDVITSGPIPPNPSELLISEKMDELMNHLKANYDYIILDTPPVGLVADAMELLTYADASLYVVRQDYTKKEMLNLINDKHKKGEINNISFLYNGYDQKGKYGYGYGYGYGYGYGYGNYTNGYHEEEKNKDSFIKKVTTFLNPFK; this is encoded by the coding sequence ATGAATGAAGAATTTGATGTTTTAGACTCTAGTCCTGCATTTGATATTAAAGCCTTTTTATTTAAAGCGCTTAGTTATTGGAAGCTGTTTATATTATGTGTTGGGATTGGTGTTTTTATTGTCTATCAACAAAATATACGCAAGCAGCAATCCTATAGATTAAGTACTAAAATATCTATTGAAGACGATAAAAACCCGTTGTTTACCTCCAACACTAATTTAACCTTTAATTATGGAGGAGTTTCTGGTAAAGTACAAACATTAATAAATACATTGCAATCTAGAAGCTTGCATGAACAAGTTGTAAAAAACTTAGAGTTTTATGTAACGTATTTGAAACAATCTAGATTTAGAAAAGATGATGTCTATAAGGACGCACCATTTAGATTTACTTTAGATACTACTGGATTTCAATTACTAAATAAGCCTATTAAAATTACTTTTTTAGGACAAGGTGAAGCTGAATTGGAATTTAATTTTGAAACTACAGTCGCTAGTGCTCAAAAGTATTCTAATTTTGCAGTTAAATCAGTGGATGTGCCTCAAGGGGTAAATACAAAACGCTTTACCTTGGGAGAGTTTATTGATTTACCCTACTTAAAAGGAACTATAAATATTGTTGAGGACAGTACACCTAAATCTGGAGACTCTTATTTTCTACAGCTACTGCCATTTGATGCTGTTGTTGCAAAATACAGAGGAAAATTAACTATTAATAATCCTAGAAATTCTGCCATCATTAGCCTAAGTATGGTTGATCATAATACTAAGAAGATTGAAGATTATTTAAATGAAACTGTCAAGGTAGTCACAAAAGAGCAACTAGAACGAAAAAATCAGTTTGTAACTAATACAATTGAGTTTATTGATAGTCAACTAAATCGCGTTAAAGACTCTTTAACAGGAAATGCGGATGCTTTAAATGAATACCGTTCTAGAAACGGAATTTACAACTTAGATCAAGAAAGTGAGCAAATCTCACAAAAGTTAACAGATTTAGAATTTCAGCGAGATGATATTAATCGTAAAAAGGCCTATTATGCAGGTTTAAAATCCTATTTAGAAAACAGTAAAACGTTTACAGACTTACCAGCACCATCAGTTGCTGGAATAGACGACGGTAATATTTTAAATAATATTTCAAAAATTAATGCACTATCTGTACAACGTGCTAAATACGAAGCTACTGTACAACCAGGAGCATCTATATTTGATGATTTAGATAGACAAATTGAAAGTATTAAAATGGTATTGCTAGAAAATATCAGTTCTGCATCAATTGGATTAAACCGAGAACTTAATTTAATAAATGGTAAAATTGGAACTGCCAAAGGACAGTTTAATAAATTACCAAGAGATCAACAAAACTTATTAGATATAGAACGTCAATATCTATTAAACGAAAAAACATATAATCTATTTCTGTCCAAACGTGGTGAGGCAGATATTATTAAAGCAGCAACAGTCTCTGATATTTTATGGATTGACTCTGCTAAAAATACAGGCGCGCGTCCAATAGATTTAAAACTAAGCTCTAGATATTTATTTGCATTTTTTGGTGGGATTTTGCCACCATTATTGCTGGCGTTTTTAGTTATCTTTTTTGATACTAAAATACATACACCTAAAAATTTAGAAAATTTAAGTAATATACCATTATTAGGTGTTGTCGGTAAAAATTTATTAGATAATAATTTAGCGGTACACCGTAAACCAAAGTCTGCAGTTGCGGAAGCGTTTCGTGCTATACGATCAAGTTTGCAATATATGTATAAGCAACACGATTTGGATAGTACTAAAACCGTTATGATTACGTCGTCTGTTAGTGGAGAAGGGAAAACATTTTGCTCTATAAATATTGCAACCGTTTTTGCTTTAAGTGGTAAAAAAACAGTATTAGTTGGCTTAGACTTACGTAAGCCTAAAATTTTTGGAGATTTTGATATCCAAAACGATATTGGAGCAGTTAATTACTTAATAGGTCAAAAAACTTTGGAAGAGGTGACACAAAGTACAAAAGTTAACAATTTAGATGTTATAACCTCTGGACCCATACCACCAAATCCGTCTGAATTATTGATTAGTGAAAAAATGGATGAGTTAATGAATCACCTTAAAGCTAATTATGACTATATTATTTTAGATACACCTCCTGTTGGTTTGGTTGCAGATGCAATGGAATTATTAACCTACGCAGATGCGTCATTGTATGTAGTAAGACAAGATTATACCAAAAAAGAAATGCTTAACCTTATTAACGATAAACACAAAAAAGGCGAGATTAATAATATTAGTTTCTTGTATAACGGTTATGACCAAAAAGGAAAATATGGTTATGGCTATGGTTATGGCTACGGTTATGGTTACGGTTATGGTAATTATACTAATGGTTATCATGAAGAAGAAAAAAATAAGGACTCATTTATTAAAAAAGTAACTACTTTTTTAAATCCTTTTAAATAA